The following are from one region of the Cryptosporangium minutisporangium genome:
- a CDS encoding type II secretion system F family protein has product MTSYAGVGVPTGRHAGTKTFDYQSVDPGGKRTRGKIAAPNANAAVQLLRQQGVVPLSVTEAGTGLNRDIRIPGLTGRTTQRDLAVFARQFATMTASGMSLLRSLAVLEDQTTKATLRRAIAEVRIDVEGGVALSASLERHPRVFPMLLVAMVRAGETGGFLDAALERIAANFEKDDALRGKIKGALTYPVVVLLFAIVMIAAVLIFIVPVFERMFTQLGGKLPLPTQIIVNVSHTLVWSAPLTIAVLVVGVVLTRRELRRRPSLQLTFDKAKMRMPVFGGLFTKIAISRFARNLGTLLGAGVPVLQALNVVGATTGSAVVANAMTDLQNAVRDGQPMSSRLSQHAVFPRMVAQMIEVGEESGQISQMLDKVADFYDREVDTAADSLTASIEPIMVLLMGVIVGAMIICLYLPMFTIYQNIQGAQ; this is encoded by the coding sequence TTGACGAGCTACGCAGGCGTCGGGGTCCCGACCGGGCGTCACGCCGGCACGAAGACGTTCGACTACCAGAGCGTCGATCCCGGCGGGAAGCGAACCCGGGGCAAGATCGCCGCCCCGAACGCCAACGCGGCGGTCCAGCTGCTGCGCCAGCAGGGCGTCGTGCCGCTCTCGGTCACCGAGGCAGGCACCGGGCTCAACCGCGACATCCGGATCCCCGGTCTGACCGGCCGGACCACGCAGCGCGATCTGGCCGTGTTCGCCCGCCAGTTCGCGACGATGACCGCGTCCGGCATGTCGCTGCTGCGGTCGCTGGCCGTGCTGGAGGACCAGACGACGAAGGCCACGCTGCGCCGGGCGATCGCCGAGGTGCGGATCGACGTCGAGGGCGGCGTCGCGCTCTCGGCGTCGCTCGAGCGACACCCGCGGGTGTTCCCGATGCTGCTCGTGGCGATGGTCCGCGCGGGCGAGACCGGTGGTTTCCTGGACGCCGCGCTCGAGCGCATCGCCGCGAACTTCGAGAAGGACGACGCGCTGCGCGGCAAGATCAAGGGCGCGCTGACCTACCCGGTCGTGGTGTTGCTGTTCGCGATCGTGATGATCGCCGCCGTTCTGATCTTCATCGTGCCGGTGTTCGAGCGCATGTTCACCCAGCTCGGCGGGAAGCTCCCGCTGCCGACGCAGATCATCGTCAACGTCAGCCACACGCTCGTCTGGTCGGCCCCACTGACGATCGCCGTCCTCGTCGTCGGCGTCGTCCTGACCCGCCGGGAGCTGCGCCGACGCCCGTCCCTGCAGCTGACGTTCGACAAGGCGAAGATGCGCATGCCGGTCTTCGGTGGACTGTTCACCAAGATCGCGATCAGCCGGTTCGCCCGCAACCTCGGGACGCTGCTCGGCGCCGGCGTCCCGGTGCTGCAGGCGCTGAACGTCGTCGGTGCCACCACCGGCAGCGCCGTGGTCGCCAACGCGATGACCGACCTGCAGAACGCGGTGCGCGACGGCCAACCGATGTCCAGCCGACTGAGCCAGCACGCGGTGTTTCCCCGCATGGTCGCGCAGATGATCGAGGTCGGCGAAGAAAGCGGTCAGATCAGTCAGATGTTGGATAAAGTTGCCGATTTTTACGATCGCGAGGTGGATACCGCGGCCGACTCCCTGACCGCGTCCATCGAGCCGATCATGGTGCTGCTCATGGGCGTCATCGTCGGCGCGATGATCATCTGTCTCTACCTGCCGATGTTCACGATTTACCAAAACATTCAAGGCGCCCAGTAG